In the Thermomicrobiales bacterium genome, GCCCCTGCGCTTCCTCTTCAAGGACGAGGTCCGCGAGGTCGGCAGGGCGCTCGGCCTGCCGCGCGACATCGTCGAGCGCCAGCCGTTTCCCGGGCCGGGACTGGCCGTCCGGTTGCTGGGTGAGATCACCGAGGAGGATCTCGCGATCCTGCGGCGCGCCGACGCGATCGTCCGGCAGGAGATCGAAGCGGCTGAACTGGACGACGACGTCTGGCAGTACTTTGCTGTTCTGTTGCCGGTGCAATCTACCGGGGTCATGGGTGACTACCGCACGTACGCGAAGGTCTGCGCCATCCGGGCAGTCACCAGCGAGGACGCGATGACCGCCGACTGGGCGCGGTTGCCCCACGATCTGCTGGCGCGGATGTCCTCGCGGATCATCAACGAGGTTCAGGGCATCAACCGCGTTGTTTACGATATCTCCAGTAAGCCGCCGAGCACGATTGAGTGGGAGTAGCAGTGCAGCGTCCACGATCTCAGATGCGCATCCTGGTCGTCGGGTCGGGCGCGCGCGAACACGCGCTCGTCTGGAAGCTGGCCCAGAGTAGCCGGGTCGGAGAGCTGCTGGTCGCGCCGGGCAACGCCGGCCTGCGGGGGCTGGCAGAGAGCCTCGATATCGCGGTTACCGACATCCCCGGGCTCGTGGCTGCGGTCGAGGAGCGCGACATCGACCTTGTCGTGGTCGGGCCGGAAGCGCCGCTGGCGGCCGGCCTTGCCGACGAGCTACGCGAACGCGGGCGCGCGGTCTTCGGCCCTGGCGCGGCTGGCGCGCGGATCGAGAGCAGTAAAGCCTGGGCGAAGGATCTCATGGTCGAGCACGGCGTGCCGACCGCCCGTGGCGTTGCCTGCGACTCTCTTCCGGCTGCGCTGATTGAGCTGGAGAAAATGCCCGGGCCGGTCGTCGTCAAGGCGGACGGGTTGGCAGCCGGCAAGGGTGTCATCGTTTGCCAGACGCACGCAGAGGCGGCGGCGGCTCTCCGCTCGATGCTGGACGAGCACGCCCTTGGCGACGCCGGGTCACGTGTCCTCATCGAGGAGTGCCTCGTCGGTCCCGAGGTCTCGTTTCTGGCGTTCGTCGATGGCGACACCGTCGTCCCACTCATCCCGGCGTGTGATTACAAGCGAGCGTATGACGGCGACGAGGGACCGAACACTGGCGGCATGGGGGCGTATAGCCCGACAGCGCTGGTCGACGCGGCGATGTCCGAGCGGATCGTCAGTGAGATTATTGGGCCTGTCGTCCGCG is a window encoding:
- the purD gene encoding phosphoribosylamine--glycine ligase, producing the protein MRILVVGSGAREHALVWKLAQSSRVGELLVAPGNAGLRGLAESLDIAVTDIPGLVAAVEERDIDLVVVGPEAPLAAGLADELRERGRAVFGPGAAGARIESSKAWAKDLMVEHGVPTARGVACDSLPAALIELEKMPGPVVVKADGLAAGKGVIVCQTHAEAAAALRSMLDEHALGDAGSRVLIEECLVGPEVSFLAFVDGDTVVPLIPACDYKRAYDGDEGPNTGGMGAYSPTALVDAAMSERIVSEIIGPVVRGMAARGIDYRGVLYAGLMLTDAGPKVIEFNCRFGDPETQVILPLLDADLAELCAATAAGRLAELAPPAWRSGACVGIVVAAGGYPGAYTNGHAIHGLDRLPEGGIAFHAGTARAGDATVTAGGRVVTAVGCGADMADARELAYATAGAIGFEGAFCRRDIALREIFTT